The Streptomyces sp. NBC_00224 genome contains the following window.
CGCGAGCATCGCGTTCAGCTGCCCGACCTCGTCGTCGGACCAGTCCCGCAGGGTCCGGGCGAACATGTCCGCCGTGCGCCGCCCGAGCTCGTCGAGCATGGCGCGGCCGGCGGGGGTGAGCCGCAGGATCCGGGAGCGCTTGTCCAGCGGGTCCGGGTCGCGCTCGATCCAGCCCCGCGCGGCCACGTGCTGGACGTGACGGCTCGTCACCGACATGTCCACATCGAGGAGTTCGGCGAGCCTGCTGATCCGCATCTCGCCGTGGCGGCCGAGGAGTGTGAGTACGGCGGCGGACCCGGCGGGGCACTCGGCGGGCAGGATCCGGCCGAGCCCGCGCTTGACGGCCCCGATGGCGCTGAGCTGCCGGGCCAGCTCCTCGTAGTGGCTCTGCGCGGCCATCGGGCTTCTCCCCTTGACTCTCATTGGCTCAATGATCTCGTTGCTTAGGGCAACCATAGGATTGATTGGTTGCTGAAGGCAAGCGAATGGGGGC
Protein-coding sequences here:
- a CDS encoding MarR family winged helix-turn-helix transcriptional regulator — encoded protein: MAAQSHYEELARQLSAIGAVKRGLGRILPAECPAGSAAVLTLLGRHGEMRISRLAELLDVDMSVTSRHVQHVAARGWIERDPDPLDKRSRILRLTPAGRAMLDELGRRTADMFARTLRDWSDDEVGQLNAMLARLRESFNCREEPLAQAPAAPLTRTPAAQQA